From a region of the Streptomyces sp. NBC_01244 genome:
- the hisC gene encoding histidinol-phosphate transaminase: MPDADPHTTSTTSPRLRADVSTLPAYVPGRAARDEFVDKLSSNENPYPPLPSVIAAVETWLGRLNRYPDPTAAELIAELSGRLGVPADHLVLGTGSVGITQHLVAAAAGPGDEVVFAWRSFEAYPLLAWAAGATSVQVPLRDETHDLDALADAVTDRTRLIFVCNPNNPTGTAVRRAELERFLDRVPPHILVVMDEAYREFVDPAEDIPDGIDLYRDRPNVAVLRTFSKAYGLAALRVGYAVAHPRVTAALRACSVPLGVSGPAQAAALASLRATEELRERVADLVAERARVSATLRAEGFEVPESHANFVWLRLGSRTAYFADACEAAGLMVRPFAEEGVRITIGTPSANDRLLKTAADWDPRLSR; the protein is encoded by the coding sequence ATGCCCGATGCCGATCCGCACACGACCTCCACGACCTCCCCCCGGCTCCGGGCCGACGTCTCGACGCTCCCCGCCTACGTGCCGGGCCGCGCGGCCCGCGACGAGTTCGTCGACAAACTCTCCTCGAACGAGAACCCGTACCCGCCGCTCCCCTCCGTGATCGCCGCGGTCGAGACCTGGCTGGGCCGCCTCAACCGCTACCCCGACCCCACCGCGGCCGAGCTCATCGCGGAGCTCTCGGGTCGCCTCGGCGTACCCGCCGACCACCTCGTACTGGGCACCGGCTCGGTCGGCATCACCCAGCACCTGGTCGCCGCCGCCGCGGGCCCGGGCGACGAGGTCGTCTTCGCCTGGCGCTCGTTCGAGGCCTACCCGCTGCTGGCCTGGGCCGCCGGGGCCACCTCCGTCCAGGTCCCGCTGCGCGACGAGACCCACGACCTGGACGCACTGGCCGACGCGGTCACCGACCGCACCCGCCTGATCTTCGTCTGCAACCCGAACAACCCCACCGGCACCGCCGTACGCCGCGCCGAACTGGAACGCTTCCTGGACCGCGTGCCCCCACACATCCTGGTCGTCATGGACGAGGCCTACCGCGAGTTCGTCGACCCCGCCGAAGACATCCCGGACGGCATCGACCTCTACCGCGACCGCCCCAACGTCGCCGTCCTGCGCACCTTCTCCAAGGCCTACGGACTGGCCGCCCTCCGCGTCGGCTACGCGGTGGCCCACCCTCGGGTCACAGCCGCCCTACGCGCCTGCTCGGTCCCCCTCGGCGTCAGCGGCCCCGCCCAGGCCGCCGCCCTGGCCTCCCTGCGCGCCACGGAGGAACTCCGCGAACGCGTGGCCGACCTGGTCGCGGAACGCGCCCGCGTCAGCGCCACCCTGCGCGCGGAGGGCTTCGAAGTCCCCGAGAGCCACGCCAACTTCGTCTGGCTGCGCCTCGGCTCCCGCACCGCCTACTTCGCGGACGCCTGCGAGGCGGCCGGCCTCATGGTCCGCCCCTTCGCCGAAGAGGGCGTCCGCA
- a CDS encoding pyridoxamine 5'-phosphate oxidase family protein — MIKTPHHEGEQAVQKQAGEGGPGWGSPMFDDVIQPGFDQYLMRQRMLFLGGADATGAMWSSLVTGDPGFALPTSRRTITLSSLPVPGDPLAEAFAETADIGLLALEPHTTTRIRINGVARREGQSLHIRTEQVLGNCPKYLQVRVPVADGPASAPRETRDGDALTPEQEKWITGADTFFIASRAEGYGADSSHRGGDPGFVTVAGPRRLVWPDYFGNSFYMTLGNLQLNENCGLLFLDWESGHTLQLTGKARINWAEGDRADVPGALRMCEFDIERVVQIDGATRLRWAFGGPSPYNPPAPARG, encoded by the coding sequence GTGATCAAGACCCCCCACCACGAGGGCGAACAGGCCGTACAGAAGCAGGCCGGCGAAGGCGGTCCCGGCTGGGGCTCGCCGATGTTCGACGACGTGATCCAGCCCGGCTTCGACCAGTACCTGATGCGCCAGCGCATGCTCTTCCTGGGCGGCGCCGACGCCACGGGCGCCATGTGGTCCTCCCTGGTCACGGGCGACCCCGGCTTCGCCCTGCCCACGAGCCGGCGCACGATCACGCTGTCCTCCCTGCCCGTGCCCGGCGATCCGCTGGCCGAAGCCTTCGCCGAGACGGCCGACATCGGACTGCTCGCCCTCGAACCGCACACGACGACCCGGATCCGGATCAACGGCGTGGCGCGGCGCGAAGGGCAGTCGCTGCACATCCGCACCGAGCAGGTGCTGGGCAACTGCCCCAAGTACCTCCAGGTGCGGGTCCCGGTCGCGGACGGGCCCGCCTCCGCGCCCCGGGAGACCCGGGACGGCGACGCGCTCACGCCCGAGCAGGAGAAGTGGATCACCGGGGCGGACACCTTCTTCATCGCCAGCCGGGCCGAAGGCTACGGCGCGGACTCCTCGCACCGGGGCGGCGACCCCGGTTTCGTCACGGTGGCGGGACCGCGCAGGCTCGTATGGCCCGACTACTTCGGCAATTCCTTCTACATGACCTTGGGCAATCTGCAGCTCAACGAGAACTGCGGACTGCTCTTCCTGGACTGGGAGTCCGGCCACACCCTGCAACTGACGGGCAAGGCGCGGATCAACTGGGCCGAGGGGGACCGGGCGGACGTGCCCGGAGCCCTGCGGATGTGCGAGTTCGACATCGAGCGCGTGGTGCAGATCGACGGGGCGACCCGGCTGCGCTGGGCGTTCGGCGGTCCCTCGCCCTACAACCCGCCGGCACCGGCGCGCGGCTGA
- the gap gene encoding type I glyceraldehyde-3-phosphate dehydrogenase, translating into MTIKVGINGFGRIGRSFFRAALQRGTGLEVVAVNDLTDAATLAHLLKYDSTLGKLGHDVRAAEGNLVIDGRTIRVTAERDPAKLPWGELEVDVVIESTGVFTDAHKARAHLEAGARKVIISAPSKNEDLTIAFGINDDLYDPAVHDIVSNASCTTNCLAPLAKVLDDALGIEHGLMTTVHAYTADQNLQDGPHTDLRRARSAATNTVPTTTGAAKAIGLVLPQLKGKLDGYALRVPIPTGSATDLTVRVGRATTVEEVNEIFAKAAEGALAGILTYTDEPIVSSDIVTDPASCIFDSGLTKVIGDGRQVKIVGWYDNEWGFSNRVVDTALLIGAR; encoded by the coding sequence GTGACGATCAAGGTCGGCATCAACGGATTCGGCCGCATCGGCCGCAGCTTCTTCCGCGCCGCCCTTCAGCGGGGCACCGGCCTGGAGGTGGTCGCCGTCAACGACCTCACCGACGCCGCGACGCTGGCCCACCTGCTCAAGTACGACAGCACGCTCGGCAAGCTCGGCCACGACGTCCGCGCGGCCGAGGGCAACCTCGTCATCGACGGGCGCACCATACGCGTGACCGCCGAGCGCGACCCGGCCAAGCTGCCGTGGGGCGAGCTGGAGGTGGACGTGGTCATCGAGTCCACCGGTGTGTTCACCGACGCGCACAAGGCCCGCGCCCACCTGGAGGCCGGTGCCCGCAAGGTCATCATCAGCGCGCCCTCGAAGAACGAGGACCTGACGATCGCCTTCGGCATCAACGACGACCTCTACGACCCGGCCGTGCACGACATCGTCTCCAACGCCTCGTGCACGACCAACTGCCTGGCCCCGCTGGCCAAAGTCCTCGACGACGCGCTCGGCATCGAGCACGGCCTGATGACCACGGTCCACGCCTACACCGCGGACCAGAACCTCCAGGACGGGCCGCACACCGACCTGCGCCGCGCCCGCTCGGCGGCGACGAACACCGTGCCGACCACCACCGGCGCGGCCAAGGCCATCGGCCTGGTCCTGCCGCAGCTCAAGGGCAAGCTCGACGGGTACGCGCTGCGCGTGCCGATCCCGACGGGCTCCGCCACCGACCTGACCGTCCGCGTCGGCCGCGCGACGACGGTCGAGGAGGTCAACGAGATCTTCGCGAAGGCCGCCGAGGGCGCTCTCGCGGGCATCCTCACCTACACCGACGAGCCGATCGTCTCCAGCGACATCGTCACCGACCCCGCGTCGTGCATCTTCGACTCGGGCCTGACCAAGGTGATCGGCGACGGCCGCCAGGTCAAGATCGTCGGCTGGTACGACAACGAGTGGGGCTTCTCCAACCGTGTCGTGGACACCGCCCTGCTGATCGGCGCCCGCTGA
- a CDS encoding helix-turn-helix domain-containing protein — protein sequence MDMLPLRGPSASVPDRSPPLAAPAPGTARVIRTHGESVYGATVRRDFGDVTISLVTGEAHEAVRPGRHIRPDPSESLRVFRALAGEIHVHQDGRRGQASGPQIICCDTSRPYRLLLPRPFHLVEVQLPHRHLGMSAGDTAKLTATGWCGRMGAGALLSQLLAGLHDHGTEIHSAVDRVGATVAGLAAAVLADRLRHVAAEDEVARHDLMLGIQAYIRARLSDPELTPQAVAEHHNISLRYLQRIFQEHGTSPARWIRDERLARCRSELRDPRLGHLPVGVIGERSGLYQASHFSRLFRDRYGLTPRGYRTMREAVPM from the coding sequence ATGGACATGCTGCCCCTCCGCGGGCCGAGCGCATCCGTGCCGGACCGCAGTCCACCGCTCGCCGCGCCCGCCCCCGGCACGGCGCGGGTCATCCGCACACACGGCGAGTCCGTGTACGGGGCCACCGTCCGCCGCGACTTCGGCGACGTGACCATCTCCCTCGTCACCGGGGAGGCCCACGAGGCCGTGCGTCCCGGCCGCCACATCCGCCCCGACCCCTCAGAGTCCCTGCGGGTGTTCCGGGCACTGGCCGGCGAGATCCACGTCCACCAGGACGGCCGCCGGGGCCAGGCGAGCGGCCCGCAGATCATCTGCTGCGACACCAGCCGCCCGTACCGCCTCCTGCTGCCCCGGCCCTTCCACCTGGTCGAAGTGCAGCTCCCGCACCGGCACCTCGGCATGTCGGCCGGCGACACCGCGAAGCTGACCGCCACCGGCTGGTGCGGGCGGATGGGCGCGGGCGCCCTGCTCTCCCAGCTCCTCGCCGGACTCCACGACCACGGCACCGAGATCCACTCCGCCGTCGACCGGGTCGGCGCCACCGTGGCGGGCCTGGCCGCGGCCGTCCTCGCCGACCGGCTGCGCCACGTGGCCGCCGAGGACGAGGTGGCCCGGCACGACCTCATGCTGGGCATCCAGGCGTACATCCGCGCACGGCTCTCCGACCCCGAGCTCACCCCGCAGGCGGTCGCCGAGCACCACAACATCTCGCTGCGCTACCTCCAGCGGATCTTCCAGGAGCACGGGACCAGCCCCGCCCGGTGGATCCGGGACGAGCGCCTCGCCCGCTGCAGGTCGGAACTGCGCGACCCGCGGCTCGGACACCTGCCCGTCGGGGTGATCGGCGAACGGTCCGGCCTCTACCAGGCCTCGCACTTCAGCCGCCTCTTCCGCGACCGGTACGGCCTCACCCCGCGCGGCTACCGGACCATGCGCGAGGCCGTGCCCATGTAG
- a CDS encoding class I SAM-dependent methyltransferase: protein MTDLTGTSFEFPGEYYEIMRKDFRNLDAETEFLASLLPDAGTVLDLGCGTGSNLRALRERGHRGTGVDQSAAFLEYARAAGGAGISYVEARAEEYRTDERYDLVYSLFMTLNYLERDRLPAVLRSLRELLAPGGQVVLEFGHLLNFVDSFQPDSIGHHRRDGVLITRLARQFVNAHAANWRNEETLLVRTADGTVAMYDNFFDQAVLTGPEVRGLLAAAGLTITAEYGGFRKEPAPFHGRGPLVIVATATPADTATSADTASASAGAASTPTGTAATASDTAQQEENQA, encoded by the coding sequence ATGACGGATTTGACCGGCACGAGCTTCGAATTCCCCGGTGAGTACTACGAGATCATGCGCAAGGACTTCCGCAACCTCGACGCCGAGACGGAGTTCCTCGCGTCCCTGCTCCCCGACGCGGGCACCGTACTCGACCTGGGCTGCGGCACCGGCTCCAACCTGCGCGCCCTGCGCGAGCGCGGCCACCGCGGCACCGGCGTCGACCAGAGCGCCGCGTTCCTGGAGTATGCCCGCGCCGCCGGCGGCGCGGGCATCTCCTACGTGGAGGCCCGCGCCGAGGAGTACCGCACCGACGAGCGCTACGACCTCGTCTACAGCCTCTTCATGACGCTCAACTACCTGGAGCGCGACCGGCTCCCGGCGGTCCTGCGCTCCCTCCGCGAGCTGCTGGCCCCGGGTGGGCAGGTCGTCCTGGAGTTCGGCCACCTGCTGAACTTCGTCGACTCCTTCCAGCCCGACAGCATCGGCCACCACCGCCGGGACGGGGTGCTCATCACCCGCCTCGCCCGCCAGTTCGTCAACGCGCACGCCGCGAACTGGCGCAACGAGGAGACCCTGCTGGTCCGCACCGCGGACGGCACGGTCGCCATGTACGACAACTTCTTCGACCAGGCCGTCCTGACCGGGCCCGAGGTGCGCGGACTGCTGGCCGCGGCGGGACTGACCATCACGGCCGAGTACGGCGGGTTCCGCAAGGAGCCCGCGCCCTTCCACGGCCGGGGCCCGCTCGTCATCGTGGCCACCGCGACCCCCGCCGACACGGCGACCTCCGCCGACACCGCGTCCGCCTCCGCCGGCGCCGCGTCCACCCCCACCGGCACCGCGGCCACCGCGTCCGACACCGCTCAGCAAGAGGAGAACCAGGCATGA
- a CDS encoding AMP-binding protein — protein sequence MTGTGISLLDGGPAPETGVAHLGAALARAVAGSEGRGVTYIRADGTEVHQSYAELLDDASRVLAGLRASGAVVGEKIILQSADDADLLAGFWGCVLGGFLPLPVSADAVNGPGLLERVWGGYGSPRVLTGTGQEIAPAVTADAGWTAAHLGDVASLRTAHEPDLAPHQPDAADPAVLLLTSGSTGVPKAVTLTHRNILTRSAATSRVNKLDADTRTFNWMPLDHIGGLVMFHARDVFLGAAQVHAKIQWVLEDPLRWLDAVSTHRADTTWAPNFAFVLVNDQADRFEGRGWDLSPLRYIMNGGEAVRSGVVRRFLDLLAPHGLPATAMFPGWGMSETTAGVADCQFTEAAAGDDRYVPVGRPQPGTRIRVVDEHGELVPWGITGRLQVTGSTITSGYYDNPVQNRQSFTEDGWFKTGDLAYVENGILAVTGRTDDVIQLGDIAYHGHEIEAAVEELDFIEPSYTVASLVTAEPGGPEELAVFFSPRTGTLTGEQGERIRERVRERLGVDVRHLLPVDRSEIPKTGIGKLRRAQLRKSFEDSLASVPAGSAV from the coding sequence ATGACCGGCACCGGCATATCGCTGCTCGACGGCGGGCCCGCCCCCGAAACCGGCGTCGCGCACCTCGGCGCCGCCCTCGCCCGCGCCGTCGCCGGGAGCGAGGGCCGGGGGGTGACGTACATCCGCGCCGACGGCACCGAGGTCCACCAGAGCTACGCCGAGCTGCTCGACGACGCCTCGCGCGTCCTGGCCGGCCTGCGCGCCTCCGGCGCCGTCGTCGGCGAGAAGATCATCCTCCAGTCGGCCGACGACGCCGACCTCCTCGCCGGGTTCTGGGGCTGCGTCCTCGGCGGCTTCCTGCCGCTGCCCGTCAGCGCCGACGCGGTGAACGGCCCCGGCCTGCTGGAGCGCGTCTGGGGCGGGTACGGCAGCCCCCGCGTCCTGACCGGCACCGGCCAGGAGATCGCGCCCGCCGTCACCGCCGACGCCGGCTGGACCGCCGCCCACCTGGGCGACGTGGCGAGCCTGCGCACCGCCCACGAGCCGGACCTCGCCCCCCACCAGCCGGACGCCGCGGACCCGGCCGTGCTGCTGCTCACCTCCGGCAGCACCGGCGTGCCCAAGGCCGTCACCCTGACCCACCGCAACATCCTCACGCGCAGCGCGGCCACCTCCCGCGTGAACAAGCTCGACGCGGACACCCGCACCTTCAACTGGATGCCGCTGGACCACATCGGCGGGCTCGTCATGTTCCACGCCCGCGACGTCTTCCTCGGTGCCGCACAGGTCCACGCCAAGATCCAGTGGGTGCTCGAGGACCCGCTGCGCTGGCTCGACGCCGTCTCCACCCACCGGGCCGACACCACCTGGGCACCCAACTTCGCCTTCGTGCTCGTCAACGACCAGGCCGACCGCTTCGAGGGCCGCGGCTGGGACCTGAGCCCGCTGCGCTACATCATGAACGGCGGCGAGGCCGTCCGCTCCGGCGTCGTCCGCCGCTTCCTGGACCTGCTGGCCCCCCACGGGCTGCCCGCCACCGCCATGTTCCCCGGCTGGGGCATGTCCGAGACCACCGCCGGCGTGGCCGACTGCCAGTTCACCGAGGCCGCCGCCGGCGACGACCGCTACGTGCCCGTCGGCCGCCCCCAGCCCGGCACCCGCATCCGTGTCGTCGACGAGCACGGCGAGCTCGTGCCCTGGGGCATCACCGGCCGCCTCCAGGTCACCGGCTCGACCATCACGTCCGGGTACTACGACAACCCCGTGCAGAACCGTCAGTCCTTCACCGAGGACGGCTGGTTCAAGACCGGCGACCTGGCGTACGTCGAGAACGGCATCCTCGCCGTCACCGGCCGCACCGACGACGTCATCCAGCTCGGCGACATCGCCTACCACGGCCACGAGATCGAGGCCGCCGTCGAGGAACTCGACTTCATCGAGCCCTCGTACACCGTCGCCTCCCTCGTCACCGCCGAGCCCGGCGGCCCCGAGGAGCTCGCCGTCTTCTTCAGCCCGCGCACCGGCACCCTCACCGGGGAGCAGGGTGAGCGGATCCGCGAGCGCGTCCGCGAGCGGCTCGGCGTCGACGTACGTCACCTGCTGCCCGTCGACCGGTCCGAGATCCCCAAGACCGGCATCGGCAAGCTCCGCCGCGCCCAGCTCCGCAAGAGCTTCGAGGACAGCCTGGCCTCCGTCCCGGCCGGCTCGGCGGTCTGA
- a CDS encoding TetR/AcrR family transcriptional regulator — MAQQERAERTRRALINGAAKAIDLYGYEGASLAVICTAAGVTKGALMYHFPAKDDLVRAVRTEARQTVVGTLAAVPHRGIRPLQAAVDMTHAVAGRLGHDPVVRAGARLTREFVHYPDGSVSWTDAVREELADALAGAADPWGTAAQLVHSLIGMDVCLRGEKHRPGDSCGPLRGHLTRLWQLILPGILAAPQAVELYRVEGSSPYCAFVTVPEGVRIGPRG, encoded by the coding sequence ATGGCGCAGCAGGAGCGAGCCGAGCGGACGCGCCGGGCTCTGATCAACGGCGCCGCCAAGGCCATCGACCTCTACGGCTACGAAGGGGCCTCGCTCGCCGTCATCTGCACCGCCGCGGGAGTGACCAAGGGTGCCTTGATGTACCACTTCCCCGCCAAGGACGACCTGGTCAGGGCGGTGCGCACCGAAGCCCGGCAGACGGTCGTCGGCACGCTGGCCGCGGTACCGCACCGCGGGATCCGGCCCTTGCAGGCCGCCGTCGACATGACGCACGCCGTCGCCGGGCGGCTCGGTCACGACCCCGTCGTACGGGCGGGCGCGCGGCTGACCCGGGAGTTCGTGCACTACCCCGACGGCAGCGTCTCCTGGACCGACGCCGTCCGCGAGGAGCTGGCCGACGCCCTGGCCGGCGCGGCCGACCCCTGGGGGACGGCCGCACAGCTCGTGCACTCCCTGATCGGGATGGACGTGTGCCTGCGCGGGGAGAAACACCGCCCGGGCGATTCCTGCGGGCCGCTTCGCGGGCACCTGACCCGGCTGTGGCAGCTGATCCTGCCGGGGATCCTCGCGGCGCCGCAGGCCGTGGAGCTGTACCGGGTCGAGGGCTCGTCGCCGTACTGCGCCTTCGTGACCGTCCCCGAAGGCGTGCGTATCGGGCCGCGGGGATGA
- a CDS encoding CGNR zinc finger domain-containing protein: protein MSVDRVAAATTGVGVPDPRPLTGEPLSLDLLNTHWHDRYGRHDLLDSTAGLACWLAGSRVAAAYAGGELCADRTTLAAARAARSALAGVVGRADAGPVALDTFNRLLDAGRVRRLLTAAGPVERLEVPDSGHLLGYLAAADHLRLLSTAGDRVRSCANPSCGLRFHDVSRNGTRRWCTSTGCGNRAKAARHYARRTAAPS, encoded by the coding sequence ATGAGCGTGGACCGCGTGGCGGCGGCGACCACCGGGGTGGGCGTCCCCGATCCGCGTCCGCTGACCGGCGAGCCGCTCAGCCTGGACCTCCTCAACACCCACTGGCACGACCGGTACGGCCGCCACGACCTGCTGGACTCCACCGCCGGCCTCGCGTGCTGGCTGGCCGGGTCCCGGGTGGCCGCCGCGTACGCCGGCGGCGAGCTGTGTGCCGACCGGACCACCCTGGCCGCCGCCCGGGCCGCCCGCTCCGCGCTGGCCGGCGTCGTCGGGCGCGCCGACGCGGGGCCGGTGGCGCTCGACACCTTCAACCGGCTGCTCGACGCGGGCCGCGTCCGCCGGCTGCTCACGGCCGCCGGGCCCGTCGAGCGGCTGGAGGTGCCCGACTCGGGCCACCTGCTCGGGTACCTCGCGGCGGCGGACCACCTCCGGCTGCTCAGCACGGCGGGGGACCGGGTGCGGAGTTGCGCGAACCCGAGCTGTGGGCTGCGCTTCCACGACGTCAGCCGCAATGGCACCCGCCGGTGGTGCACGAGCACGGGCTGTGGCAACCGCGCGAAGGCGGCCCGCCACTACGCGCGGCGGACGGCGGCCCCGTCCTGA
- a CDS encoding DUF4097 family beta strand repeat-containing protein, which yields MPSFDTSEAISVTAHVEAGSIQFTAGDRLDTVVAVQPRDPKRDKDVRTAEQTEVTFAGGVLTVRTPKSNPFGKPGIVDVTVELPTGSHVDTTGSWTQVLGEGRLGEVRVKTSSGDVRLDTTGPLKLTASHGSITVDRAEGATEITTSSGSLRLGFVDGPAVLKNSHGTTTVGAAIGELRVSGANGDIEIRRAEDSVTAKTAHGTLRVGEVARGTVELETSYGAIEVGVREGTAAWLDVSSGSGQVRNTLTASGSPEGSADTVKVRARTKYGNIDVRRAVVAGA from the coding sequence ATGCCTTCTTTCGACACCTCCGAAGCGATCTCGGTCACCGCACACGTGGAGGCCGGCTCCATCCAGTTCACCGCGGGCGACCGCCTCGACACCGTCGTCGCGGTGCAGCCCCGGGACCCGAAGCGTGACAAGGACGTACGGACCGCCGAGCAGACCGAGGTCACGTTCGCGGGCGGCGTGCTGACCGTCAGGACGCCCAAGTCCAACCCGTTCGGCAAGCCCGGCATCGTCGACGTGACGGTCGAACTGCCCACGGGCTCGCACGTCGACACGACCGGGTCCTGGACCCAGGTGCTCGGCGAGGGCCGGCTCGGCGAGGTCCGGGTGAAGACCTCGTCCGGCGATGTCCGCCTCGACACCACCGGCCCGCTCAAGCTGACCGCGTCGCACGGCTCGATCACCGTGGACCGGGCCGAGGGCGCGACCGAGATCACCACCAGCTCCGGCAGCCTGCGCCTCGGCTTCGTCGACGGCCCTGCCGTCCTGAAGAACTCGCACGGCACCACGACCGTCGGAGCCGCCATCGGCGAGCTGCGGGTGAGCGGTGCCAACGGTGACATCGAGATCCGGCGCGCCGAGGACTCGGTCACCGCGAAGACCGCCCACGGCACCCTGCGGGTGGGTGAAGTCGCCCGCGGCACCGTGGAGTTGGAGACCTCCTACGGGGCCATCGAGGTCGGCGTCCGCGAGGGCACGGCCGCCTGGCTCGACGTCAGCTCGGGCTCCGGCCAGGTGCGCAACACGCTCACCGCGTCCGGGAGCCCGGAGGGGAGCGCGGACACCGTCAAGGTCCGCGCCCGCACGAAGTACGGCAACATCGACGTCCGCCGCGCCGTCGTCGCCGGGGCCTGA
- a CDS encoding ATP-binding cassette domain-containing protein codes for MPSSVMSTSHRAGGHPSPAAVSAVGLRKSYGDKSVLDGIDLSIPAGSVFALLGPNGAGKTTVVKILSTLITADGGQAQVAGHDIAAFPGGVRAAIGVTGQFSAVDGLITGEENMLLMADLHHLSKVEGRRVAAELLERFDLVEAAKKPASTYSGGMKRRLDIAMTLVGDPRIIFLDEPTTGLDPRSRHNMWQIIRGLVAGGVTVFLTTQYLEEADQLADRIAVLNGGRIAAEGTAEELKRMIPGGHVRLRFSDPGAYRSAAAALGEVTLDDEALALQIPSDGSQRALRSILDRLDSAGVEADELTVHMPDLDDVFFALTGTTHQTLPSQSKENVR; via the coding sequence ATGCCTTCTTCTGTCATGTCCACATCACATCGAGCCGGCGGTCACCCGTCTCCGGCAGCCGTCTCCGCCGTCGGTCTGCGCAAGTCCTACGGCGACAAATCGGTCCTCGACGGCATCGACCTGAGCATCCCGGCCGGCTCCGTGTTCGCCCTGCTCGGCCCCAACGGCGCCGGCAAGACCACCGTCGTGAAGATCCTGTCCACGCTCATCACCGCCGACGGCGGTCAGGCCCAGGTCGCGGGCCACGACATCGCGGCCTTCCCGGGCGGGGTGCGGGCGGCGATCGGTGTGACGGGTCAGTTCTCCGCGGTCGACGGGCTGATCACGGGTGAGGAGAACATGCTCCTCATGGCGGATCTCCACCACTTGTCGAAGGTGGAGGGGCGGCGGGTCGCTGCCGAGCTGCTGGAGCGGTTCGATCTGGTGGAGGCGGCGAAGAAGCCTGCTTCGACCTACTCGGGTGGTATGAAGCGCCGGCTCGACATCGCGATGACGTTGGTCGGTGATCCGCGGATCATTTTCCTGGACGAGCCGACGACGGGTCTCGATCCGCGTTCCCGGCACAACATGTGGCAGATCATCCGCGGGCTCGTCGCGGGCGGTGTGACGGTCTTCCTGACCACCCAGTATCTGGAAGAGGCCGATCAGCTCGCGGACCGTATCGCGGTGTTGAACGGCGGCAGGATCGCCGCCGAGGGCACTGCCGAGGAGTTGAAGCGGATGATCCCGGGTGGGCATGTGCGCTTGCGGTTCTCCGACCCGGGCGCCTACCGGTCCGCAGCTGCCGCGCTCGGCGAGGTCACCTTGGACGACGAGGCGCTGGCGCTGCAGATTCCCAGCGACGGTAGCCAGCGTGCGCTGCGCTCGATTCTCGACCGGCTGGACTCGGCCGGGGTGGAGGCGGACGAGCTGACCGTGCACATGCCCGACCTCGACGACGTGTTCTTCGCCCTGACCGGCACCACTCACCAGACCCTGCCCAGCCAGTCGAAGGAGAACGTCCGATGA
- a CDS encoding ABC transporter permease, whose translation MSSLSLAVRDSSTMLRRNLLHARRYPSLTLNLLLTPIMLLLLFVYIFGDVMSAGIGGGSRSDYIAYLVPGLLLMTIGSTTIGTAVSVSNDMTEGIIARFRTMAIHRGAVLIGHVVSSVLQSIASVVLVGAVGVAIGFRSTDATALEWLAALGLLVLFALAFTWIAVGMGLISPNAEAASNNALPMILLPLLSSAFVPVEGMPGWFQPIAEYQPFTPAIETLRGLLLGTEIGNNGWLAVAWCLGLAVLGYFWSAAKFNSDPK comes from the coding sequence ATGAGCTCTCTGTCCCTCGCGGTCCGTGATTCGTCCACGATGCTGCGCCGCAATCTCCTGCACGCCCGGCGCTATCCGTCTTTGACCCTGAATCTGCTGCTCACGCCGATCATGCTGTTGCTGCTCTTCGTCTACATCTTCGGAGATGTGATGAGTGCGGGCATCGGCGGTGGCAGCCGCTCCGACTACATCGCCTACCTGGTTCCGGGTCTGCTGCTGATGACGATCGGTTCGACCACGATCGGTACGGCGGTGTCGGTGTCCAACGACATGACCGAGGGGATCATCGCTCGTTTCCGCACGATGGCGATCCATCGGGGTGCGGTGCTCATCGGACACGTCGTCAGCAGCGTGCTCCAGTCGATCGCGTCCGTGGTCCTGGTGGGCGCCGTTGGCGTGGCGATCGGGTTCCGGTCCACGGACGCGACGGCCCTGGAATGGCTCGCGGCACTCGGGCTCCTGGTGCTGTTCGCCCTGGCGTTCACCTGGATCGCCGTCGGTATGGGGCTGATCAGCCCCAACGCCGAGGCCGCGAGCAACAACGCGCTCCCGATGATCCTCCTGCCGCTCCTGTCGAGTGCGTTCGTGCCGGTCGAGGGGATGCCGGGCTGGTTCCAGCCCATCGCCGAGTACCAGCCCTTCACCCCGGCCATCGAAACCCTGCGCGGTCTGCTCCTGGGTACCGAGATCGGCAACAACGGCTGGCTCGCCGTCGCCTGGTGCCTGGGCCTCGCCGTCCTCGGCTACTTCTGGTCAGCCGCAAAGTTCAACAGTGACCCGAAGTAG